The DNA sequence TGGTCGTTGATGAGTTGGGTCCATTGGGTTAACCATGCTTTTGCTTCTACTTCCGGCTCCATCGTCTCACAGGCATCTATCTTAAGCAGTTCACCTATGCGCGTGCCGCCAAGCTCAGTTAACAACTCATCGAAACGTATACCGGCAAAACAGAAGGTCTCATAGCTCGAGTCCCCCAGCGCCACGACACCATATTCGAGCTTTGGCAGGTAAGGCGCCTCGCCTCTGAGGGTCTCAAACCAGGGGCTAATATCATCGGGCAGATCGCCCTGACCCGTAGTGGAGGTAACCACCAGCAGCAACTCATCCTCGGGCGGTACGAAGCCGTTGAGGGTCTCTGGCGTCATCAGAGTGACCTGGATATCTTTGGCCAATAGCTCTTCTTGCAGGGTCTCGGCAACAAACTGTGCATTGCCATAGACAGTTCCATATACCAGATTCACTTTTCTCATGTTTTACTTAGCCCTTCGCGCATTAATTACTTATACTCTAAACATACTTTATTGAAAGCTTGATAGCTACACTAGGTTATTGAGTTTCAAGGATCAATTCGATGCGACACTCGAGCCGACAGAAACATCTAAAGCATGTTCACCGCAGCGCGCATATCAGGCGCATGTGTTATTTCAGAACCGTTCAGTCCCTCTCGCTCAACCCGCATCCCCCATCAGAAATTGACCTCCCCGAAGAGAAGCTATCGCCCCTCACTGCCATCAAATCGGCCTGCGCGCTGGTCAAGTAACCCTAAGGCCCGAACTTCGAGTATCGAGTCACGGGCCTTTGGGTTGGGTGGCATAAACTTCTCTAGGCGCTCACCTTTAGCCGTTAAGCCTCACAGATAAGTAGCGCTTGTTCGCCACTCAGCTGCTGGTCATCCCAGCCGAGCAGTTCAAACAGCGACAGCCACTCGGCCTCTAGCTCTGTCTCCACCGCTATTCGCTCGCCGCTTCGTGGATGATTGAACTCAAGTTTCTTGGCGATCAGCCACAAACGATTGATGCCACTATGCTCGCGCATGAAACGGTTCTGCTTGCCGTCACCATGGGTGGTATCACCAATGATGGGATGACGCAGA is a window from the Shewanella loihica PV-4 genome containing:
- a CDS encoding flavodoxin; this translates as MRKVNLVYGTVYGNAQFVAETLQEELLAKDIQVTLMTPETLNGFVPPEDELLLVVTSTTGQGDLPDDISPWFETLRGEAPYLPKLEYGVVALGDSSYETFCFAGIRFDELLTELGGTRIGELLKIDACETMEPEVEAKAWLTQWTQLINDHAAD